In Funiculus sociatus GB2-C1, a genomic segment contains:
- the atpE gene encoding ATP synthase F0 subunit C → MDPLVSAASVLAAALAVGLAAIGPGIGQGNAAGQAVEGIARQPEAEGKIRGTLLLSLAFMEALTIYGLVVALVLLFANPFA, encoded by the coding sequence ATGGATCCATTAGTTTCTGCTGCTTCTGTTTTAGCTGCTGCTCTTGCTGTTGGTTTGGCTGCAATCGGCCCTGGTATTGGTCAAGGTAATGCCGCTGGTCAAGCAGTAGAAGGTATTGCCCGTCAGCCAGAAGCTGAAGGTAAAATTCGCGGTACTCTACTGCTCTCGTTGGCATTCATGGAAGCGCTGACCATTTACGGTCTGGTCGTTGCCCTAGTGCTGCTGTTTGCCAACCCCTTCGCGTAA
- the psb34 gene encoding photosystem II assembly protein Psb34 has translation MRYTTDERGILNNYAAEPAVYVGEAPSPDQQRNYALQGAIAIVFVSLLVLTAFGISY, from the coding sequence ATGAGATACACCACCGACGAAAGAGGCATCCTGAACAACTATGCAGCCGAGCCTGCTGTGTACGTTGGAGAAGCTCCCTCACCAGACCAGCAGCGTAACTATGCCCTTCAAGGCGCGATCGCTATTGTATTTGTCTCTCTGCTAGTGCTGACTGCATTTGGTATCAGCTACTAA
- the atpA gene encoding F0F1 ATP synthase subunit alpha, producing the protein MISIRPDEISNIIRQQIEQYDQEVQVSNVGTVLQVGDGIARIYGLDKVMAGELVEFEDGSVGIALNLEEDNVGAVLMSDGRQIQEGSSVKATGKIAQVPVGEAMIGRVVDALARPIDGKGEIQTTESRLIESGAPGIIERRSVYEPMQTGITAIDAMIPIGRGQRELIIGDRQTGKTSIAVDTILNQKEEDVICVYVAIGQKASTVAQVVNVLQERGAMDYTIVVAAQANDPATLQYLAPYTGASLAEYFMYKGKATLIIYDDLSKQAQAYRQMSLLLRRPPGREAYPGDVFYLHSRLLERAAKLSTELGEGSMTALPIIETQAGDVSAYIPTNVISITDGQIFLTSDLFNSGLRPAVNPGISVSRVGSAAQTKAMKKVAGKLKLELAQFDDLQAFAQFASDLDKATQDQLARGQRLRELLKQPQYSPLSVAEQVAIVYAGLNGYLDEIPVDKVAPFARSLRDYLKTSKPKYMEILRSQKQLNEEAEGILKEAIGEAKKTFMAMA; encoded by the coding sequence ATGATCAGCATCAGACCAGACGAAATTAGCAACATTATTCGGCAGCAAATTGAACAATACGACCAAGAAGTTCAGGTTTCTAACGTTGGTACAGTATTGCAAGTAGGCGACGGTATTGCCCGGATTTATGGCCTGGATAAGGTCATGGCTGGGGAACTGGTGGAATTTGAAGACGGCAGCGTTGGCATCGCCCTGAACCTGGAAGAAGATAACGTGGGCGCAGTGCTGATGAGCGATGGTCGCCAGATTCAGGAAGGCAGCTCAGTTAAAGCCACAGGCAAGATTGCTCAGGTGCCAGTGGGAGAAGCCATGATTGGTCGGGTGGTAGACGCACTTGCTCGTCCGATTGATGGTAAAGGAGAAATTCAGACCACCGAATCTCGTCTGATTGAATCAGGCGCACCAGGAATTATTGAGCGGCGCTCAGTTTATGAACCGATGCAAACTGGGATTACCGCTATTGACGCGATGATTCCTATTGGTCGGGGTCAGAGGGAGCTAATCATTGGTGACAGACAAACTGGAAAAACTTCAATCGCGGTTGACACCATCCTCAACCAGAAAGAAGAGGACGTGATTTGCGTCTACGTCGCCATCGGTCAAAAAGCTTCTACCGTCGCCCAAGTGGTGAACGTGCTTCAGGAACGAGGCGCAATGGACTACACCATCGTAGTAGCAGCTCAAGCCAACGACCCAGCAACCCTGCAATATCTGGCTCCCTACACGGGCGCTAGTTTGGCAGAATACTTCATGTACAAGGGCAAGGCGACGCTGATCATCTATGATGACCTCTCCAAGCAAGCCCAAGCTTATCGCCAGATGTCCCTGCTACTGCGTCGTCCACCCGGACGGGAAGCTTATCCTGGGGATGTGTTCTATCTCCACTCCCGCCTGCTAGAGCGTGCGGCGAAGCTGAGTACAGAACTAGGTGAAGGCAGCATGACCGCGCTGCCAATTATCGAAACCCAGGCTGGTGACGTTTCCGCGTACATTCCTACCAACGTGATTTCGATTACCGATGGTCAGATTTTCTTGACCTCCGACTTATTCAACTCTGGTTTGCGTCCCGCAGTTAACCCCGGTATTTCCGTGTCGCGGGTGGGTTCGGCGGCTCAAACCAAGGCAATGAAAAAAGTGGCTGGTAAGCTGAAACTGGAGTTGGCGCAGTTTGACGACTTGCAAGCTTTTGCCCAGTTTGCCTCGGATTTGGATAAGGCAACTCAAGACCAATTGGCACGGGGTCAGCGCTTGCGGGAACTCTTGAAGCAGCCGCAATACTCCCCCCTATCTGTGGCTGAGCAAGTGGCAATTGTATATGCAGGTTTGAATGGCTATTTGGATGAAATTCCAGTAGATAAGGTTGCTCCTTTTGCGCGATCGCTGCGGGATTATCTGAAAACCAGCAAGCCGAAGTACATGGAAATCCTCCGCAGTCAGAAGCAGCTTAACGAAGAAGCGGAAGGCATTCTCAAAGAAGCGATCGGTGAAGCTAAGAAGACCTTCATGGCGATGGCGTAA
- a CDS encoding ATP synthase subunit I, which produces MNLSNESQPTTSPTQEFPAPGSPAAETNNAMQEYYQLQQQLLVITVAFTGIIFICVWIFYSLNTALNYLIGASTGVVYLRMLAKDVERLGGQKKRLGSNRLALFIGLIVAATQLQQLHILPIFLGFLTFKAALIFYVLRSTLMPESQ; this is translated from the coding sequence GTGAACCTGTCAAACGAATCTCAACCAACCACGTCGCCGACGCAGGAGTTCCCAGCACCCGGTTCTCCTGCCGCAGAAACAAACAACGCCATGCAAGAGTATTACCAACTACAACAACAGTTGTTGGTGATTACGGTTGCTTTTACAGGGATAATATTTATCTGTGTATGGATTTTTTATTCCCTGAACACTGCCCTAAACTATTTGATTGGGGCATCCACAGGTGTGGTTTACTTGAGAATGTTGGCTAAGGATGTTGAGCGACTAGGCGGACAAAAAAAGCGTTTGGGATCTAATCGCCTGGCGCTATTTATTGGGCTAATTGTAGCGGCAACGCAATTGCAACAGCTGCATATTCTGCCCATTTTTTTGGGATTTCTCACCTTTAAAGCCGCGCTCATCTTCTACGTGCTGAGAAGTACGCTAATGCCAGAATCTCAATAG
- the atpH gene encoding ATP synthase F1 subunit delta — protein sequence MKGSMLSAEIAEPYAEALMSLAQSQNQVDRYGEDVRSLLSLLDGSPDLQEFLGNPVLSAENKKAVLRQIAGDGLHPTILNFLMLLVDRRRIIFVGGVLQHFQALLRKLNQTVLAEVTSAVELNDAQRQAISEKVKAISGAHQVELATKLNPELIGGVIIKVGSQVIDTSLRGQLRRIGLRLGRAA from the coding sequence ATGAAAGGCAGTATGTTAAGCGCCGAAATTGCAGAGCCGTATGCAGAAGCGCTAATGTCCTTAGCTCAATCCCAGAACCAAGTAGATCGCTATGGCGAAGATGTCCGCTCTTTATTGAGCCTACTAGACGGCTCCCCAGATTTACAGGAATTTCTGGGCAATCCCGTACTCAGCGCTGAAAATAAAAAAGCCGTATTGCGGCAGATTGCTGGCGACGGACTCCACCCTACCATCCTCAACTTTTTGATGCTTCTGGTGGACAGGCGACGCATCATCTTTGTCGGGGGAGTTTTGCAACACTTCCAAGCGCTTCTGAGAAAGCTGAACCAGACTGTACTAGCAGAAGTCACCTCAGCAGTAGAACTGAACGATGCCCAACGGCAGGCTATCAGTGAAAAAGTTAAAGCCATCAGCGGAGCGCACCAAGTTGAACTCGCTACCAAACTCAATCCAGAATTAATTGGTGGTGTCATCATCAAAGTAGGTTCTCAGGTGATTGATACCAGTTTGCGAGGACAACTACGCCGCATTGGACTACGCCTGGGCCGTGCTGCCTAG
- a CDS encoding F0F1 ATP synthase subunit B, producing the protein MGIMGTYLLLATEAIRAGSELAEEAGEGGFGVNFEILETNLINLIIIFVVLFYFGRKFLGNILSERRAKIETAIREAEAKQKEAAASLSDAQQKLAQAQSEAQRIRAEAEVSAKAAREKILAQAALDVERLRQTSLGDINNEREKAIAELRSRVAAMALQRVESQLTGQLDESAQQQLIDRGIASVGGR; encoded by the coding sequence ATGGGGATCATGGGGACTTATTTATTACTGGCTACAGAGGCTATAAGAGCAGGCTCTGAATTAGCAGAGGAAGCGGGGGAAGGTGGTTTCGGGGTAAATTTCGAGATTTTAGAAACCAACCTGATCAACCTGATAATTATTTTTGTGGTGCTGTTTTACTTCGGACGGAAGTTCTTAGGAAACATCCTAAGCGAGCGCCGTGCCAAAATAGAAACAGCGATTCGGGAAGCTGAAGCTAAACAAAAAGAAGCAGCAGCATCCCTCTCCGATGCCCAGCAGAAGTTGGCTCAAGCTCAGTCCGAGGCACAGCGAATCCGAGCAGAAGCAGAAGTAAGCGCTAAGGCAGCTAGAGAAAAAATTCTAGCTCAGGCAGCTCTGGACGTGGAACGCTTGAGACAGACAAGTCTGGGAGATATCAACAACGAGAGGGAAAAAGCGATCGCCGAGTTGCGATCGCGAGTTGCCGCAATGGCGTTGCAGAGAGTCGAGTCGCAACTGACAGGTCAGTTAGACGAATCAGCTCAACAACAATTAATTGACCGTGGCATCGCCAGTGTAGGAGGTCGGTAA
- the atpB gene encoding F0F1 ATP synthase subunit A — translation MFIVDGLSVLNTFHLAALEVGKQFYWQLGNFRVHGQVFLTSWFVIALLIIASIAATRNIQRIPRGIQNTMEYALDFIRDLAKSQIGEKEYRPWVPFVGTLFLFIFLSNWSGALVPWRLIKLPEGELAAPTSDINTTVALALLSSLAYFYAGFSRKGLGYFGNYIHPTPIMLPFKILEDFTRPLSLSFRLFGNILADELVVAVLVLLVPLFVPLPAMILGLFTSAIQALIFATLAASYIGEAVEEHGGEHHD, via the coding sequence ATGTTCATCGTAGATGGTTTAAGCGTCCTGAATACTTTCCATCTTGCTGCATTGGAAGTTGGCAAGCAGTTTTACTGGCAATTGGGCAATTTCAGAGTACATGGGCAGGTTTTTCTGACCTCCTGGTTTGTAATTGCCCTTCTGATTATTGCCTCGATTGCTGCAACTCGAAACATCCAGCGAATTCCCCGCGGTATACAAAATACGATGGAGTACGCCCTGGATTTTATTCGGGATCTAGCCAAAAGCCAAATTGGTGAGAAAGAGTATCGTCCTTGGGTGCCATTTGTAGGCACTCTCTTTTTGTTCATCTTTTTGTCGAATTGGTCGGGAGCGCTCGTTCCCTGGAGGCTAATTAAGCTACCAGAGGGCGAACTAGCTGCTCCCACTAGCGACATTAATACAACAGTGGCACTTGCCCTGCTGAGTTCTTTAGCGTATTTTTATGCAGGGTTCAGCAGGAAGGGTTTAGGGTACTTCGGTAACTACATTCACCCGACACCCATCATGTTGCCCTTCAAGATTTTGGAAGATTTCACCAGACCCCTCTCGCTCAGCTTCCGTCTGTTTGGAAACATTCTGGCTGATGAGTTGGTGGTAGCGGTGTTAGTTCTCCTAGTTCCCCTGTTTGTTCCCTTGCCAGCGATGATTTTAGGTTTGTTTACCAGTGCAATTCAAGCTTTAATTTTTGCGACACTGGCAGCATCCTATATCGGGGAAGCTGTAGAGGAACATGGAGGAGAACATCACGACTGA
- a CDS encoding F0F1 ATP synthase subunit B', with amino-acid sequence MTHWTILLAVETATKEGGLFDLDATLPLMAVQFLILVAVLNVVFYKPLTKAIDERDNYVRKNLLEARERLSKAESLTKQYEQELAQTRRQSQETIAAAQAEADKIRAGKIAEAQAEATGEREQAAKEIEQQKQEAFQSLEQQVDALSRQILEKLLGPELVK; translated from the coding sequence ATGACACACTGGACAATTCTGCTGGCTGTTGAAACAGCCACCAAAGAAGGGGGTCTATTTGATCTTGATGCAACCCTACCCTTGATGGCTGTGCAGTTTTTAATCCTGGTGGCGGTGTTGAATGTCGTGTTCTACAAGCCACTGACGAAGGCAATTGACGAGCGCGATAACTATGTCCGCAAGAATCTACTAGAGGCACGCGAACGCCTATCGAAAGCTGAAAGCTTGACAAAGCAATACGAACAAGAACTGGCTCAAACTCGCCGTCAGTCTCAAGAAACCATTGCCGCAGCTCAAGCTGAAGCAGATAAAATTAGGGCGGGCAAAATTGCGGAAGCTCAAGCTGAAGCGACCGGAGAAAGAGAACAAGCGGCTAAGGAAATTGAGCAGCAAAAGCAAGAGGCATTCCAAAGCCTGGAGCAACAGGTAGATGCCCTCAGTCGCCAGATTCTGGAGAAACTCTTGGGACCAGAGTTAGTTAAATAG
- a CDS encoding F0F1 ATP synthase subunit gamma → MANLKFIRDRIQSVKNTKKITEAMRLVAAAKVRRAQQQVIATRPFADRLAQVLYNLQNRLRFEDVDLPLLKQREVGNVGLLVISGDRGLCGGYNTNVIRRAENRAKELKAEGLNYKYILVGRKSIQYFQRREQPVVDGGTYTGLEQIPTAAEASQIADELLSLFLAGEVDRVELVYTKFVSLISSRPVVQTLLPLTTQGLEARDDEIFRLTSRGGDFEVTREKVSTQVRDFPRDMIFEQDPVQILDALLPLYLNNQLLRALQESAASELAARMTAMNNASDNAKELIGTLTLTYNKARQAAITQEILEVVGGAEALQG, encoded by the coding sequence ATGGCAAATCTAAAATTTATTCGCGATCGCATTCAGTCGGTCAAAAACACCAAAAAAATCACCGAGGCAATGCGCCTAGTTGCCGCCGCCAAGGTGCGCCGCGCCCAACAACAGGTAATTGCCACCCGTCCCTTTGCCGACCGTCTGGCGCAGGTTCTCTACAATCTGCAAAACCGTTTACGGTTTGAAGATGTGGATCTGCCCTTGCTAAAACAACGGGAAGTCGGCAACGTGGGGTTATTGGTAATTTCAGGCGATCGCGGTCTGTGCGGTGGTTACAACACCAACGTCATCCGTCGCGCCGAAAACCGCGCCAAGGAACTCAAAGCAGAAGGCTTGAACTACAAATATATATTGGTAGGGCGCAAATCCATCCAGTATTTCCAACGCCGCGAACAGCCAGTTGTAGATGGTGGCACCTACACGGGTCTCGAACAGATTCCCACAGCAGCGGAAGCTTCTCAAATTGCTGACGAACTGCTTTCCTTATTCCTAGCCGGGGAAGTCGATCGGGTTGAATTAGTCTACACCAAGTTTGTCTCCTTAATCAGCTCTCGTCCAGTGGTGCAAACTTTGCTACCGCTGACTACGCAAGGGCTAGAAGCAAGAGATGATGAAATCTTCCGCCTCACAAGTAGAGGCGGCGATTTTGAAGTAACGCGGGAAAAAGTCTCTACCCAAGTTCGAGATTTCCCACGGGATATGATTTTCGAGCAAGATCCGGTGCAGATTCTCGATGCCCTCTTGCCGCTGTATCTGAATAACCAGTTGCTACGGGCATTGCAAGAGTCAGCTGCCAGCGAACTTGCGGCACGGATGACTGCAATGAACAACGCCAGCGACAACGCTAAAGAACTAATTGGCACCCTGACGCTAACTTACAACAAAGCCCGTCAGGCAGCAATTACCCAAGAAATCTTGGAAGTCGTCGGCGGTGCCGAGGCGCTACAAGGTTAG
- a CDS encoding protein tyrosine phosphatase family protein → MEDIYNFLKLSDSIATAGQPTKEQFSAISESGYQVVVNLALPESLNALPDEKEVVETQGMEYVHIPVVWENPTIDDVRRFFSVMEANADKNIFVHCAANMRVSAFMYLYRLIHEGMSDEDAKRDLHQIWIPNDNWQKFIEQVIQYQ, encoded by the coding sequence ATGGAAGACATATACAACTTTCTGAAACTATCCGACTCCATTGCTACGGCGGGACAACCAACAAAAGAGCAGTTTTCAGCTATCAGCGAGTCAGGATATCAAGTGGTTGTCAATCTAGCATTACCAGAATCATTAAATGCCTTACCTGATGAGAAAGAAGTAGTTGAAACTCAGGGTATGGAATATGTACATATTCCTGTGGTTTGGGAAAATCCCACCATTGATGATGTCAGGCGTTTTTTCAGTGTTATGGAAGCCAATGCCGATAAAAATATTTTTGTCCATTGTGCTGCCAACATGAGAGTATCAGCCTTTATGTATCTTTATCGCCTGATTCATGAAGGCATGAGTGACGAAGATGCGAAGAGAGATTTACACCAGATTTGGATTCCTAATGATAATTGGCAGAAGTTTATTGAGCAGGTAATTCAGTACCAGTAG
- a CDS encoding 2Fe-2S iron-sulfur cluster-binding protein, translating to MSKTYTVEIQHQGTSQTIEVPEDKIILQAAYAAGIDLPSSCNAGVCTTCAAKIVEGKVDQTDGMGVSPELQAQGYALLCIAYPRSNLKIETEKEDELYELQFGQFQK from the coding sequence ATGTCTAAAACTTACACCGTCGAAATTCAACACCAAGGCACCAGCCAGACTATAGAAGTGCCAGAGGATAAAATTATCCTCCAAGCTGCCTATGCAGCTGGGATAGACTTGCCGAGTTCCTGCAATGCGGGAGTTTGCACTACCTGTGCAGCTAAAATTGTAGAAGGAAAGGTGGATCAGACTGATGGCATGGGCGTTAGTCCAGAACTTCAGGCACAGGGTTATGCGTTGCTATGTATCGCTTATCCGCGCTCAAATCTGAAGATTGAAACTGAGAAAGAAGACGAGCTTTATGAACTGCAATTTGGGCAGTTTCAGAAGTAG